The Peribacillus simplex genome contains a region encoding:
- the cstA gene encoding carbon starvation protein CstA, translating to MNAVTIVIGSICILMIAYRLYGTFIALKVLKLDDSKPTPAHKLEDGKDYVPTNKWVAFGHHFAAIAAAGPLVGPILAAQFGYLPSLLWLLIGAVIGGAVHDAVVLFASMRKDGKSLSEVAKEELGPVAGFCTGLAMLFIITITMAGLSMVVLHALENNPWGTFAVGITIPIAMGVGLYHKKTGNLKGATIVGFALIMAAILLGPNIQGTALGDLLTLEASTLAIILPIYAFFAAALPVWLLLAPRDYLSTFMKIGVFAALIIGVFVVNPEIQFPAFTEFINGGGPIVAGPVWPFISITIACGAISGFHAFVGSGTTPKMLNRWSDIKSVGFGAMLVECVVAIMALIAAVSLQPGDYFAINSSPEVFQTLGMETVHLNELSEEIGINLEGRTGGAVTLAVGMTYIFTEIPFFDKLASFFFQFVIMFEAVFILTAIDSGTRVARYLIQDFFGEFYKPLKRVDWLPGNIFASALACFIWGYLLYSGDISSIWALFGVSNQLMASIGLIIGATVVLKIADKRWYMWTCLVPLAYLYVTVNVAGYWMVRNVYLNPDSAGFSILNGILSITMLILGLIILVAALKKWRELWKIPQAELLKRSA from the coding sequence ATGAATGCGGTTACAATTGTCATAGGCTCCATTTGTATATTAATGATTGCCTACCGTTTATACGGGACATTCATAGCACTCAAAGTATTAAAACTCGATGATTCGAAGCCGACTCCGGCCCATAAATTAGAAGATGGAAAAGATTATGTTCCAACAAATAAATGGGTGGCATTCGGCCACCATTTTGCAGCCATTGCAGCGGCTGGTCCTTTGGTGGGTCCGATCCTTGCTGCACAATTCGGCTATTTGCCAAGTTTATTATGGCTTTTAATCGGGGCTGTAATCGGGGGAGCCGTCCATGATGCCGTCGTGCTTTTCGCGTCGATGCGGAAAGACGGCAAATCCCTTTCGGAAGTTGCAAAAGAAGAACTTGGACCTGTAGCAGGCTTCTGTACAGGACTCGCGATGCTTTTTATCATTACGATCACGATGGCGGGACTTTCAATGGTCGTTCTGCATGCTTTGGAAAATAATCCATGGGGGACGTTTGCAGTCGGGATCACCATTCCCATCGCCATGGGAGTAGGGCTTTACCATAAAAAAACCGGCAATCTGAAAGGTGCGACCATCGTCGGTTTTGCGCTTATCATGGCCGCGATTTTACTTGGTCCGAACATTCAAGGAACGGCACTTGGTGACTTATTGACACTCGAGGCGAGCACACTTGCCATCATTTTGCCGATCTATGCTTTCTTCGCTGCCGCATTGCCTGTTTGGCTGCTGCTGGCACCTCGTGATTACTTGAGTACATTTATGAAAATCGGTGTATTTGCCGCATTGATTATCGGTGTTTTCGTGGTTAATCCAGAAATCCAGTTTCCTGCGTTTACCGAATTCATTAATGGCGGGGGCCCGATTGTAGCCGGACCCGTTTGGCCATTCATTTCAATAACCATCGCCTGTGGGGCGATTTCAGGATTCCATGCATTTGTCGGATCAGGCACAACCCCAAAGATGTTAAACCGTTGGAGTGATATCAAATCCGTCGGTTTCGGGGCGATGCTTGTGGAATGTGTCGTTGCCATCATGGCATTGATTGCTGCGGTTTCGCTGCAGCCAGGGGATTATTTTGCGATTAACTCCTCACCTGAAGTATTTCAAACATTAGGTATGGAAACCGTACACCTTAACGAACTCAGTGAAGAAATCGGCATTAATCTGGAAGGAAGGACAGGCGGGGCAGTTACACTTGCTGTCGGCATGACCTATATTTTTACCGAAATACCCTTCTTTGATAAATTGGCTTCATTTTTCTTCCAATTCGTCATCATGTTCGAGGCGGTGTTCATATTGACCGCAATCGATTCAGGGACACGTGTTGCCCGTTACTTAATCCAGGACTTCTTCGGGGAGTTTTATAAACCACTAAAAAGGGTCGACTGGCTGCCGGGTAACATCTTTGCCAGCGCGTTAGCCTGCTTTATATGGGGATACCTGCTTTACTCTGGGGACATTAGTTCGATCTGGGCACTCTTTGGCGTATCCAACCAGCTCATGGCCTCGATTGGACTCATCATCGGTGCGACCGTCGTATTGAAAATTGCAGACAAACGCTGGTATATGTGGACATGCCTTGTACCCCTTGCCTATTTATATGTAACGGTTAATGTAGCAGGGTACTGGATGGTCAGAAACGTATACCTGAACCCGGACTCTGCAGGATTCAGCATCTTGAACGGAATATTATCGATCACCATGTTAATCCTGGGCTTGATCATTCTGGTTGCCGCCTTGAAAAAATGGCGGGAGCTTTGGAAAATCCCTCAGGCAGAACTACTGAAAAGATCAGCATGA
- a CDS encoding LytR/AlgR family response regulator transcription factor, giving the protein MMKAFIVEDEPLARDELKYLLKRSRQVEVVGEAEGIEDAMRDISRLKPELVFLDIELAEGNGLHLAKQLAELDPAPSLIFATAYDEFALQAFELYAFDYLLKPFNEKRIRQTLDKLMKQRQIGKGESRTVPPASRTAVEQTGKLAVVIDDRIVLIDRDNILFIGLMEGKTIIKTEETEYKIGEPLIVLERKLDKRSFLRVHRGFIVNVIHISEIQPWFNSTYNLIMSDGSNIPVSRTYVKELRQLIGF; this is encoded by the coding sequence ATGATGAAAGCATTTATCGTAGAGGATGAACCACTGGCAAGAGATGAATTGAAATATCTATTGAAGAGAAGCAGGCAAGTTGAAGTCGTGGGTGAGGCCGAGGGGATAGAAGATGCCATGAGGGATATCTCCCGCCTTAAACCTGAACTTGTCTTTTTGGACATTGAGCTTGCTGAAGGCAATGGCTTGCATTTGGCTAAGCAATTGGCGGAACTTGACCCCGCACCTTCGCTCATTTTTGCGACCGCTTACGATGAGTTTGCCCTCCAGGCTTTCGAGTTATATGCATTTGATTATCTATTAAAGCCATTTAATGAAAAAAGGATTCGCCAAACATTGGATAAGCTCATGAAGCAGCGGCAAATCGGGAAAGGTGAATCCAGGACAGTACCTCCCGCCAGCCGTACGGCGGTGGAACAGACAGGTAAATTGGCTGTAGTGATAGATGATCGTATCGTTTTGATTGACCGGGATAATATTTTGTTCATAGGACTCATGGAAGGAAAGACGATCATTAAAACCGAAGAAACTGAATATAAAATCGGTGAGCCCCTCATCGTGCTTGAAAGGAAGCTCGATAAGCGCTCATTTTTACGGGTGCATCGCGGTTTTATCGTGAATGTCATCCATATATCTGAAATACAGCCTTGGTTCAACTCGACTTATAATCTCATTATGAGTGACGGATCAAACATTCCGGTAAGCCGCACATATGTGAAGGAGCTAAGGCAGCTTATCGGTTTTTAA
- a CDS encoding sensor histidine kinase has product MNEKARNGVNALVDLLPSLFEKVGIIVIAAFLLSYMKPFRQMIGHEHEMSKKIMFIALFGTFGIISNYTGIEIGIHAMPEGNWHAEIAPDNAIANTRIMGVAIGGLLGGPFVGLGVGLIAGLHRYFLGGFTAGACAIAAILAGVLSGFLGKRRRKHGMITPWFALPICMALEAIQMGIILVTAKPFERAWELVQVIGLPMIIINGFGTLLFMLIIQSITRDEARTRAVQTNLAFLIADQTLPFFRQGLNQTSCKRIAQIILGLTEADAVAITNEHSVLAHVGAASDHHVPKVGIATGLTKKALEQGKIIVAKTKKDIYCFHDQCPLQAAVVLPLQVQQKTVGTLKMYFKHPDKLSQVEQELAEGLAKLFSTQLELAKAEMQTKLLKDAEIKALQAQVHPHFLFNAINTISVLCRTDVEKARNLLQELSAFFRSNLQGARQILVPLEKELEHVNAYLSLEQARFPDKYHIDYRIEPRLKEVLIPPFTLQPLVENAVHHAFPLLKGKGEIIIHAYFKDGTMRIVVEDNGKGISSGRIDELGKHAVESTKGTGTALHNISERLEGIYKGQASLSIASEPGHGTQVKISIPLNEKGAYVNDDESIYRRG; this is encoded by the coding sequence ATGAATGAAAAAGCCAGAAATGGGGTGAATGCTTTGGTTGATTTATTACCGTCGCTGTTTGAAAAAGTGGGGATCATCGTAATTGCCGCATTCCTGCTTTCTTATATGAAACCGTTTCGGCAAATGATAGGCCATGAACATGAAATGTCAAAGAAAATCATGTTTATCGCACTTTTTGGAACGTTTGGCATCATAAGTAACTATACAGGGATCGAAATCGGGATTCATGCCATGCCAGAGGGGAATTGGCATGCTGAGATTGCTCCCGATAACGCGATTGCCAATACAAGAATCATGGGCGTGGCCATCGGCGGTTTGCTGGGAGGTCCATTTGTTGGGTTGGGAGTAGGTTTGATTGCGGGGCTTCACCGTTATTTTCTCGGGGGTTTTACGGCGGGGGCTTGTGCAATCGCTGCGATTTTGGCTGGGGTTTTATCGGGTTTTTTGGGGAAAAGGCGGCGAAAGCATGGGATGATCACCCCTTGGTTTGCCCTTCCCATTTGCATGGCATTGGAAGCGATCCAAATGGGCATCATCCTGGTGACGGCCAAACCATTTGAAAGGGCGTGGGAGCTCGTACAAGTAATCGGACTGCCCATGATCATCATCAACGGGTTCGGGACTTTACTATTCATGCTCATCATTCAGTCGATCACGAGGGACGAAGCACGGACGCGGGCCGTACAAACCAATCTTGCGTTCCTGATTGCGGATCAAACCTTGCCCTTTTTCCGGCAAGGTCTGAATCAAACTTCATGCAAGAGAATAGCCCAAATCATCTTGGGGCTGACTGAGGCCGATGCCGTGGCCATTACCAATGAACATAGCGTACTTGCCCATGTGGGTGCTGCGTCCGATCACCATGTCCCAAAGGTGGGGATAGCGACAGGCTTAACGAAAAAAGCCCTTGAACAAGGGAAAATCATCGTGGCCAAAACAAAAAAGGACATTTATTGTTTTCATGATCAATGCCCATTGCAAGCGGCAGTGGTCCTGCCGTTGCAGGTCCAGCAGAAAACGGTCGGGACATTGAAGATGTATTTCAAGCATCCGGATAAATTAAGCCAAGTGGAACAAGAGTTAGCTGAAGGGTTGGCCAAACTATTTTCCACTCAATTGGAACTCGCTAAAGCGGAAATGCAAACGAAATTATTGAAAGATGCTGAAATTAAGGCCTTACAGGCACAGGTCCATCCTCATTTTTTATTCAATGCAATCAATACGATATCCGTTCTATGCCGGACGGATGTCGAGAAGGCAAGAAACTTATTGCAGGAGCTCAGTGCGTTCTTTCGTTCTAATTTACAAGGTGCCCGACAAATACTGGTGCCGCTGGAAAAGGAATTAGAGCATGTTAACGCATATTTATCACTGGAACAGGCGCGTTTTCCAGATAAATATCATATCGACTATCGCATTGAGCCAAGGCTTAAGGAAGTTCTCATCCCTCCATTCACGTTACAGCCGCTTGTTGAGAATGCGGTACACCATGCATTTCCACTTCTGAAAGGCAAAGGTGAAATCATCATTCACGCATACTTTAAAGACGGTACGATGCGCATTGTTGTGGAAGATAACGGAAAAGGGATTTCAAGCGGGAGAATAGATGAATTGGGTAAGCATGCTGTAGAATCGACTAAGGGTACGGGAACGGCCCTTCATAATATCAGTGAACGGCTGGAAGGGATCTATAAAGGACAGGCCAGCCTCTCGATCGCAAGTGAACCGGGGCACGGAACACAAGTGAAAATATCAATACCACTCAACGAAAAAGGAGCATATGTCAACGATGATGAAAGCATTTATCGTAGAGGATGA
- a CDS encoding GerAB/ArcD/ProY family transporter encodes MLEKGKISSGEFLILVIIFTIGGSILNVPALLVTLVKQDAWISYIMTTLISLCFVFLYNKLASIYPSKTYVEVNEKILGKWVGKISALLFLFYILYLLSALLYEIGSFSTTQILVGTPIEMIMVLFLLTSIIGVRLGLEVISRTASIFFPWIVFMLFMLFLLLIPEIKLEHIQPIFDDGMKPIIKGSYHILALPYVQLVFLLMIMPYVNEKDEMKKNFYRGTLLGGMVLFLVIIFSILVLGIDITALQNYPSYRLGKRLSVGNFLERIEVIVAFIWILSVYFKLTICYYGMSLGLAQVLGLKNHKILHFPLAFIILAFSIITHPNTVHSQNFTLKAWTPFSLTICFLLPVILLVIGLLKKKRSISKAAKGC; translated from the coding sequence ATGCTCGAGAAAGGAAAAATTAGCTCCGGGGAATTTCTTATATTGGTCATCATATTTACGATAGGAGGTTCGATACTTAATGTACCTGCTCTACTTGTCACGTTAGTGAAGCAGGATGCCTGGATTTCCTATATCATGACGACGCTCATCAGTTTATGTTTTGTATTCTTATATAATAAATTAGCCTCCATTTATCCATCTAAAACTTATGTCGAAGTGAATGAAAAAATATTGGGGAAATGGGTTGGGAAAATCTCGGCACTGCTCTTTCTTTTTTATATTTTATACCTTTTGTCTGCTTTATTGTATGAAATAGGGAGTTTTTCAACGACACAAATTTTGGTTGGAACGCCTATCGAAATGATCATGGTTCTTTTTTTATTGACAAGCATAATCGGTGTACGCTTAGGATTGGAAGTCATCAGCCGAACTGCATCAATCTTTTTCCCTTGGATAGTTTTTATGCTTTTCATGTTATTTTTACTTCTTATCCCTGAGATCAAATTAGAACATATACAGCCTATTTTCGACGACGGCATGAAACCAATTATTAAGGGCTCCTATCACATTTTGGCACTCCCGTATGTACAGCTCGTTTTCCTTTTAATGATCATGCCATATGTAAATGAAAAGGATGAAATGAAAAAAAACTTTTATCGGGGAACATTATTGGGAGGCATGGTTCTATTCTTGGTGATCATTTTCAGTATCCTCGTATTGGGTATTGATATAACAGCACTGCAAAACTATCCTTCTTATAGATTAGGAAAGAGGTTGAGTGTCGGTAATTTTTTGGAACGTATTGAAGTCATTGTAGCCTTCATTTGGATTCTTTCCGTGTATTTCAAGCTAACGATTTGTTATTATGGAATGTCTCTGGGGTTAGCACAGGTACTGGGATTAAAAAATCACAAAATTCTTCACTTCCCATTAGCATTTATCATTCTTGCCTTCTCCATCATTACACATCCAAATACAGTACATAGTCAAAACTTTACTTTAAAAGCATGGACGCCATTTTCCTTAACCATTTGTTTTCTGCTCCCGGTGATATTGCTAGTGATTGGACTATTGAAAAAAAAGCGTTCCATTTCAAAGGCGGCCAAAGGATGTTAA